In Pseudophryne corroboree isolate aPseCor3 chromosome 7, aPseCor3.hap2, whole genome shotgun sequence, a single window of DNA contains:
- the LOC134944290 gene encoding olfactory receptor 2T4-like: MENQTYMNGFLLLPFYATSNYIMPTICIFFLLYIFGVLINATIITVIYIDYQLHTPMYLFLCNLALIDICYTTITVPNLLYMLLSGDNTVSFIQCLTQMYFYFLADSSEIFLIFIMAYDRYVAVCDPLHYHTILNRKNCLVFASGTWISGCLNAFVFTIPVSHMSFCQSRTIHQFFCDAKALLNISCAGSEEFYTVLYMEILLYGTFPIMFCLTSYIKIIRVILQIKSKEGRKKAFSTCSSHLTVVIMYFLMAMSVYMMPPSEYSAVLEPIFTVLYSVVTPMINPLIYSLRNKDMKSALRRLLGGKQSFEQ, from the coding sequence ATGGAGAACCAGACTTACATGAATGGATTCCTCTTGTTACCATTTTACGCAACATCAAATTATATAATGCCAACTATATGTATATTTTTCCTCCTCTACATATTTGGAGTGCTCATTAATGCTACTATAATAACAGTGATATACATTGATTACCAATTACACACCCCCATGTACCTATTTCTCTGTAACTTGGCCTTaatagatatctgttatacaaccattactgtccctaacctgctgtacatgttactatccggagataatacagtgtccttcatacaatgcttaACCCAGATGTACTTTTATTTTTTGGCTGATTCATCAGAGATTTttctaatattcattatggcatatgacagATATGTTGCTGTATGTGATCCTTTACATTATCACACCATTTTAAATAGGAAAAATTGTCTTGTATTTGCATCTGGCACTTGGATATCAGGATGCTTAAATGCTTTTGTATTTACAATCCCAGTgtcacacatgtccttctgtcagtctcgcaccatacaccagtttttctgtgatgctaAAGCTCTGCTTAACATCTCCTGTGCTGGCAGTGAAGAATTTTATACTGTGCTTTATATGGAAATATTGTTATATGGAACTTTTCCTATCATGTTCTGTTTAacatcatatataaaaattatcagggtcatcttgcagataaaatctaaggaaggaaggaagaaagccttctccacctgctcatcccacctcaccgtTGTCATTATGTACTTTTTGATGGCTATGTCTGTGTACATGatgccaccatcagaatactctgCTGTCCTAGAACCAATATTTACTGTATTGTATTCAGTTGTAACACCCATGATAAATCCTCTGATATACAGTCTACGAAATAAAGACATGAAATCTGCTCTGCGGAGACTGCTGGGGGGAAAACAGAGTTTTGAACAATGA